In the Flavisolibacter tropicus genome, one interval contains:
- a CDS encoding glutamine--tRNA ligase/YqeY domain fusion protein yields MSEEKSLNFLEEIIEEDLKSGKYQSIVTRFPPEPNGYLHIGHAKSICLNFGLSLKYGGYTNLRFDDTNPTTEETEYVESIKEDVKWLGFQWKHELYASDYFEKLYGFAVKLIEKGLAYVDDLSAEEIASLKGTPTEGGKDSPFRNRSIEENLQLFNDMRAGKYKDGEKVLRAKIDMQNPNMHMRDPIMYRIKHAHHHRTGDNWCIYPMYDFAHGQSDSIENITHSLCTLEFIPHRELYDWFIENLEIFPSHQYEFARGNISYTVMSKRKLLQLVQERHVESWDDPRMPTISALRRRGYTPEAIRDFCDRIGIAKRENLIDVGLLEFCVREHLNKIALRRMVVFDPLKIVITNYEEKMGEVEMLKGEDNPEDPNSDSREIPFSKELFIEREDFMENPPKKYFRLFPGSMVRLKYAYIIRCDEVIKDESGNVIELRCTYFPESKSGSDTSGINVKGTLHWVSATNNITAEVRLYDRLFKVENPAAEEGDFKSYINPDSLQVVQTVYAEPALKNAAINERYQFLRKGYFTLDNKDTYHRLVFNRTVTLKDAWAKEQKKG; encoded by the coding sequence ATGAGTGAAGAAAAAAGCCTCAACTTTTTAGAGGAAATTATTGAAGAAGATCTCAAGTCTGGAAAGTATCAATCAATTGTAACTCGTTTTCCTCCAGAGCCTAATGGCTATCTGCATATTGGACATGCCAAAAGCATTTGTCTCAATTTTGGATTAAGCCTAAAATATGGGGGATATACCAACCTGCGTTTTGATGATACCAATCCAACTACAGAAGAAACAGAGTATGTAGAAAGTATTAAAGAAGATGTGAAGTGGTTGGGTTTCCAATGGAAACATGAACTTTATGCATCTGATTATTTTGAAAAGCTCTATGGCTTTGCTGTTAAGCTCATAGAAAAGGGCCTTGCCTATGTAGATGATCTGAGTGCTGAAGAAATAGCTTCCTTAAAAGGAACGCCAACTGAAGGGGGGAAAGACAGCCCTTTTAGAAATAGAAGCATTGAAGAGAATCTGCAGTTGTTTAACGATATGCGTGCAGGCAAGTATAAAGATGGTGAGAAGGTATTGCGTGCTAAAATAGATATGCAAAACCCTAACATGCACATGCGTGACCCCATCATGTATCGTATTAAGCATGCGCATCACCATCGCACAGGTGACAATTGGTGTATCTATCCAATGTATGACTTTGCACATGGCCAAAGTGATAGTATTGAAAATATAACTCACTCTCTTTGTACGCTGGAGTTTATTCCTCACCGCGAACTATATGACTGGTTTATTGAAAACTTGGAGATTTTCCCTTCTCACCAGTATGAATTTGCCAGGGGTAACATTAGCTATACTGTAATGAGTAAGCGCAAACTATTGCAACTGGTACAAGAAAGGCATGTGGAAAGCTGGGATGACCCAAGAATGCCAACTATTAGTGCTTTACGTCGTCGCGGTTATACTCCTGAAGCAATTCGTGATTTCTGCGACCGTATTGGTATTGCTAAACGCGAAAATCTGATTGATGTAGGTTTGTTGGAATTTTGTGTACGTGAGCATTTAAATAAGATTGCCTTACGTCGGATGGTGGTATTTGATCCCCTAAAGATTGTTATCACCAACTATGAGGAGAAAATGGGCGAGGTGGAAATGTTGAAAGGTGAAGATAATCCAGAAGACCCGAATAGTGATAGCCGTGAAATTCCGTTTAGTAAAGAGCTCTTTATTGAGCGCGAAGATTTCATGGAAAACCCGCCAAAGAAATACTTCCGTTTGTTTCCAGGCAGCATGGTACGTTTGAAATATGCTTATATCATTCGTTGCGATGAGGTTATTAAGGACGAAAGCGGCAATGTTATAGAATTACGTTGTACTTATTTCCCTGAAAGCAAAAGTGGTAGCGATACATCAGGTATTAATGTGAAAGGTACATTGCATTGGGTGTCTGCTACAAATAATATAACAGCTGAAGTGCGTTTGTACGACCGCCTGTTTAAGGTGGAGAATCCGGCCGCAGAAGAAGGAGATTTTAAAAGCTATATCAACCCCGATTCATTGCAAGTGGTGCAAACGGTTTATGCTGAGCCTGCTTTAAAAAATGCTGCCATCAATGAGCGGTACCAATTCTTGCGTAAAGGATACTTTACTCTGGATAACAAGGATACCTATCATCGCTTGGTGTTCAATAGAACTGTTACACTTAAGGATGCATGGGCAAAAGAGCAAAAGAAAGGATAG
- a CDS encoding RNA recognition motif domain-containing protein encodes MNIYVSNLSFNVEDEDLREFFTEYGEVSSAKIITDKFTGKSRGFGFVEMPDTDAAQKAIAELDNATVENRTIRVMEAKPKEDRPARSNNGGFGGNRGGFKQRF; translated from the coding sequence ATGAACATTTACGTTTCAAACTTAAGCTTCAATGTAGAAGATGAGGACTTAAGAGAATTTTTCACTGAGTATGGTGAAGTATCTTCAGCCAAGATTATTACTGATAAATTTACTGGTAAGAGCCGTGGATTTGGTTTTGTGGAAATGCCAGATACAGATGCAGCTCAAAAAGCAATTGCTGAACTAGATAACGCAACAGTTGAAAACAGAACTATCCGCGTTATGGAAGCTAAACCAAAAGAAGATCGCCCTGCACGTAGCAACAATGGTGGTTTTGGTGGCAACCGTGGCGGTTTCAAACAAAGATTTTAA
- a CDS encoding DUF2141 domain-containing protein translates to MKHWMGVGAMVFFLQQVSLAQSKIIADISNFENDKGMCRACLFNSAASFKGESGNPFQCVQVTINQKRSQVQFDNVPAGTYAIFLFHDTNRNNKMDKNFMGIPKEGYGASLNKLPFASAPTFDENKFPVTNGTTVHLSIKLRNL, encoded by the coding sequence ATGAAACATTGGATGGGAGTTGGCGCTATGGTCTTTTTTCTCCAGCAAGTAAGCCTAGCTCAGTCAAAAATAATTGCTGATATCTCCAACTTTGAAAATGATAAAGGAATGTGCCGTGCTTGTCTTTTTAATAGTGCGGCTTCGTTCAAAGGGGAAAGTGGAAATCCCTTTCAATGCGTCCAAGTAACCATTAACCAAAAGCGGTCACAGGTGCAGTTTGACAATGTGCCTGCAGGAACCTACGCCATCTTTCTTTTTCATGATACCAATAGGAACAATAAAATGGATAAGAACTTTATGGGTATCCCAAAAGAGGGCTATGGCGCTTCCCTTAATAAGCTGCCATTTGCCAGTGCCCCTACATTTGATGAGAATAAGTTTCCAGTCACTAATGGCACTACTGTACACCTGTCCATTAAACTGCGCAACTTATAA
- a CDS encoding Mut7-C ubiquitin/RNAse domain-containing protein codes for MPGTKHHMVEKIPFYFHGNLFDFLPKRIQMPYPYPLFTTTTVKDAIEAIGVPHVEVGAIKVKEEAVSFSYLLQPPDTVEVFPYQPSQKLNDILRPALNEPYRFILDVHLGSLARLLRLSGFDTYYQTEAEDATIAQIAATEKRIVLTRDIGLLKHKIIDWGYWIRSQHKEEQFREVACRYELWSSFSPFTYCLACNGKIVQAPKESVLDLLPSNAAFYFQSFYQCQNCKKVYWKGSHYDHMLQTLERLHSQSPGC; via the coding sequence ATGCCAGGAACAAAGCACCATATGGTAGAAAAAATTCCATTTTACTTCCATGGAAACCTTTTCGATTTTCTACCAAAGCGGATTCAAATGCCATACCCATATCCTCTTTTTACTACAACTACAGTAAAAGATGCCATAGAGGCCATAGGTGTTCCTCATGTAGAAGTAGGAGCAATTAAAGTGAAGGAAGAAGCCGTATCCTTTTCTTATTTATTACAGCCACCTGATACTGTAGAAGTATTTCCCTATCAGCCCTCTCAAAAACTAAATGACATCTTGCGCCCTGCCCTCAACGAGCCTTACCGCTTCATTCTGGATGTGCATTTGGGAAGCCTTGCCCGGTTGCTTCGGCTTTCTGGATTTGACACCTATTACCAAACCGAAGCTGAAGACGCCACCATTGCCCAGATAGCAGCAACAGAAAAGCGCATTGTCTTGACCAGGGATATTGGCCTCCTCAAGCATAAAATTATCGACTGGGGCTATTGGATTCGCTCCCAGCATAAAGAGGAGCAGTTTAGGGAAGTAGCCTGCCGGTATGAGCTCTGGTCGTCATTCTCTCCTTTCACCTACTGTCTGGCTTGTAATGGAAAGATTGTTCAAGCTCCTAAAGAAAGCGTATTAGACCTGCTTCCATCCAATGCAGCTTTTTACTTCCAATCATTTTATCAATGCCAGAATTGTAAAAAGGTTTATTGGAAAGGATCTCATTATGATCACATGCTGCAAACACTGGAACGGTTACATTCACAAAGCCCTGGCTGCTGA
- a CDS encoding DUF3606 domain-containing protein, with the protein MYNYTSFISSTDRFGVFGTEEYQIQKLARRLKAPIEDILKAIQEVGFDQDEIEEYIRDRYNRS; encoded by the coding sequence ATGTACAACTATACGAGTTTTATATCCAGTACCGATCGTTTCGGAGTTTTTGGAACAGAGGAGTATCAAATTCAAAAGTTAGCCAGAAGGCTCAAAGCTCCAATAGAAGACATTTTAAAAGCAATTCAGGAAGTTGGTTTTGATCAGGATGAAATTGAAGAATATATCAGAGATCGATATAATAGAAGTTAA
- a CDS encoding HPF/RaiA family ribosome-associated protein, with amino-acid sequence MDIIIQSLGFKASDHLEGYIREKLGKLNPSEHVIRANVMLFQGPNRSTPNDYCEIRLEVPGNDHFVKEQSTQFEQSVDSAVNKLQQMLRKQKEKQVDHFQGRHN; translated from the coding sequence ATGGATATTATCATACAGTCCTTGGGCTTCAAGGCTAGTGATCATTTAGAAGGGTACATTCGTGAAAAATTGGGGAAGCTAAACCCCAGTGAACATGTAATCAGAGCAAATGTGATGCTATTCCAGGGCCCTAACAGGAGCACGCCGAATGATTATTGTGAAATACGGTTAGAGGTACCAGGAAACGATCATTTTGTAAAGGAACAGAGCACTCAATTTGAACAATCGGTTGATAGTGCTGTCAATAAGTTACAGCAAATGTTACGTAAGCAAAAGGAAAAGCAGGTTGATCACTTTCAAGGTCGCCATAATTAA
- the dgt gene encoding dGTP triphosphohydrolase codes for MMQYDQLFTHKRVGSDKIPSGPRSGFQRDYDRLIFSSAFRRLQNKTQVFPLPGTAFVHNRLTHSLEVASVGRSLGKMTGERIASQFKHSNEEAYEFYKYELSNVLAAGCLAHDIGNPAFGHSGEKAISAYFVENAQAIIDGQELQNYFSENEWKDLCTFEGNANAIRILTHSFRGRFKGGFGLTYTTVASILKYPCESNAMDKGYKHRKKYGFFQSEKDTIKQLAWELNMLQESEQPVIYKRHPFVYLVEAADDICYSIVDMEDAQRLGILQKEEVVEAFMEVIRNINRPDENATKILGYFNDIKDTNEAIAFLRAKVINILANEAADVFIAQQDDILGGTFNNTLVDAIQDKCEALKKVQYLSRTKIYNHDTVLQIELAGYNVMSELLQLFIPALLKNKPSHREAIALKLFPYQFTEFEEKASPYEKVLSALDYLSGMTDEYATEIYRRLKGIVIPNHG; via the coding sequence ATGATGCAATACGACCAGCTGTTTACCCATAAGCGGGTAGGTTCTGATAAAATTCCTAGTGGCCCACGTTCGGGCTTTCAGCGCGACTATGACAGGCTGATTTTCTCTTCTGCTTTCCGGCGTTTGCAAAATAAAACACAGGTTTTCCCATTGCCGGGTACTGCCTTTGTTCATAACAGGCTCACCCATTCGTTAGAAGTGGCCAGTGTCGGGCGTTCATTGGGTAAAATGACAGGAGAGCGTATTGCTTCTCAATTTAAGCACTCCAATGAAGAGGCTTATGAGTTTTATAAATATGAACTTTCCAATGTGCTAGCGGCTGGTTGCCTGGCCCATGATATAGGAAATCCAGCTTTTGGTCACTCAGGTGAAAAAGCTATCTCCGCCTATTTCGTAGAAAATGCACAGGCCATTATTGATGGCCAAGAGCTGCAAAACTATTTTTCAGAAAATGAATGGAAAGACCTATGCACGTTTGAGGGTAATGCCAATGCAATACGCATACTCACTCACAGCTTTCGGGGGCGGTTTAAGGGAGGATTTGGTCTCACCTATACTACTGTTGCATCTATATTGAAATACCCTTGTGAATCAAATGCAATGGATAAAGGGTATAAGCATAGGAAGAAGTATGGTTTTTTTCAATCAGAAAAGGATACGATAAAACAGTTGGCATGGGAGCTGAATATGCTTCAGGAAAGTGAGCAGCCGGTGATCTATAAACGTCATCCATTTGTGTACTTAGTAGAAGCTGCCGATGATATCTGCTACAGTATTGTAGATATGGAAGATGCACAGCGCTTAGGGATATTGCAAAAGGAAGAAGTCGTTGAAGCTTTCATGGAAGTGATCAGAAATATCAACAGGCCTGATGAAAATGCTACTAAAATATTGGGCTATTTTAATGATATAAAAGATACAAATGAAGCCATTGCTTTTCTTAGAGCTAAAGTCATAAACATATTGGCCAATGAAGCTGCTGATGTGTTTATTGCCCAACAAGACGACATACTTGGTGGCACTTTCAATAATACTTTGGTTGATGCTATCCAAGATAAATGTGAGGCTTTAAAGAAAGTACAATATCTATCACGTACAAAGATCTATAACCACGATACCGTGCTTCAGATAGAGCTGGCTGGCTATAATGTTATGTCAGAGCTGTTGCAACTATTTATACCTGCCTTATTAAAAAACAAACCTTCGCACCGTGAAGCTATTGCTTTAAAACTTTTCCCTTACCAGTTTACTGAGTTTGAAGAGAAGGCCTCACCATATGAAAAAGTGCTAAGCGCTCTTGACTACTTAAGCGGCATGACAGATGAGTACGCAACCGAAATATACCGGCGATTAAAAGGTATTGTCATCCCTAATCATGGTTAA
- a CDS encoding transglutaminase domain-containing protein translates to MKCSSFLFAFLLLLLKTKSQTVNTTAIDAYARTVDAKTPTSLAKKLSAPYKTDAEKVRAIFYWITENIAYNTVLYQKPSRNYTNQYNSFVSDDTSRILSPLNERIAQLVLQRRVAICEGYSRLFKTLCDYAGIRCEIIYGYARTNYIRSGNRFVTNHTWNAVYLDNTWRLLDVTWASGYVTFGDAYVKDFNESYYLAPPQQFIEDHYPELSYWTLLTNPPGLREFEYGPFRHQAYIKYKIQSFKPEVGNIEAAVGDTIEFELETDVKATQFFVSSNPYFEVGILPQITATPFRTPSFSRKGNRLFYKYVIASPTISQLQVVLNDRVILQYKVQIKNRLAARK, encoded by the coding sequence ATGAAATGCTCTAGCTTTCTATTTGCTTTCCTACTACTGCTTTTAAAGACAAAATCACAAACTGTAAATACTACAGCTATTGATGCCTATGCACGTACAGTAGATGCTAAAACGCCGACTTCATTGGCTAAAAAGCTATCAGCCCCTTATAAAACAGATGCGGAAAAGGTAAGAGCCATCTTTTATTGGATCACGGAAAATATTGCTTACAACACTGTTTTATATCAAAAGCCATCGCGGAACTATACTAATCAGTATAATTCGTTTGTGTCAGATGATACCAGTAGAATTCTTTCACCACTAAATGAGCGAATAGCACAGTTGGTACTTCAGCGCCGGGTGGCTATTTGTGAGGGCTATTCAAGACTATTTAAGACACTTTGCGATTACGCCGGCATACGATGCGAAATTATCTATGGCTATGCCAGAACCAATTATATACGATCTGGTAATCGATTTGTAACAAACCATACATGGAATGCTGTTTACTTAGACAATACCTGGCGTTTATTGGATGTTACCTGGGCCAGTGGCTATGTAACATTTGGAGATGCATATGTAAAAGATTTTAATGAATCGTATTACCTGGCTCCGCCACAGCAATTTATAGAAGATCATTATCCCGAGCTTAGCTATTGGACATTGTTAACTAATCCGCCAGGCTTGAGAGAGTTTGAGTATGGGCCTTTTAGGCATCAGGCATATATAAAGTATAAGATCCAGAGCTTTAAGCCAGAAGTAGGAAATATTGAGGCGGCAGTAGGGGATACAATTGAATTTGAGCTGGAAACTGATGTTAAGGCAACACAATTTTTTGTTTCATCTAACCCTTATTTTGAAGTGGGAATTTTGCCCCAAATTACTGCTACACCATTTAGAACGCCTTCCTTTAGCCGGAAAGGCAACCGGTTGTTTTATAAATATGTGATTGCTTCTCCTACTATTAGTCAATTGCAGGTGGTTTTAAATGACCGTGTTATTCTCCAATATAAGGTTCAGATAAAAAATCGGTTGGCAGCCCGTAAATAA
- a CDS encoding serine hydrolase — MKRLSLFTFLLWASQLVQAQSPSFIKDSLDSYIQKGLKDWDVPGLAIVVVKDGKVIIQKGYGVKDISTKAPVDENTLFMIASNTKLFTGTSLALLEYRGVLNLNDRITKYFPDYKLWDKTTTGLVTIRDLLSHRIGTKTFQGDFTFWNTKLTRSEIMNRMRLLKPSQVFRQDYGYCNSCFLTAGEVIPKVTGKAWENFVRDSIVNPLQMSSTLLLSTDVDQLPNVASPYTTNYTGTLQRVPFDNWNNLAPAASIVSNVKDLTNWLQMQLDSGRFNGKQVIPFQAILKTRDVQISTGSRKSGAYPMHFRGYGLGLFAADYNGRALYWHTGGAGGMVSNVCFVPEERLGIAILTNNDNQNFFETLRYQILDAYLGVPYVNRSAQQLPAFKQGMQEQLKEIAGWRSRVKGSKPTLPLATYTGTYTNELNGNITISQKGNDLLIKFQTKPDLNATLHYMDNGEWLMEYNNIEYGIFAIKFEETNSKVKSVTTRQNEFVEYDPYTFTKVSTK; from the coding sequence ATGAAACGTCTCAGTTTATTTACATTTCTCCTATGGGCCAGCCAGTTAGTTCAGGCTCAATCTCCCTCCTTTATAAAGGATAGCCTGGATTCCTATATTCAAAAAGGCTTGAAAGACTGGGATGTACCCGGGCTAGCTATAGTTGTTGTTAAAGATGGAAAAGTTATTATACAGAAAGGCTATGGTGTAAAAGATATTTCTACAAAAGCTCCGGTTGACGAAAACACGCTTTTTATGATTGCCAGTAATACAAAATTATTCACAGGCACATCATTGGCTTTACTGGAATATAGAGGCGTACTGAATTTGAACGATCGAATTACCAAATATTTCCCTGATTACAAGCTTTGGGACAAAACAACAACAGGACTGGTAACAATTCGTGATTTGTTGTCTCACCGTATTGGAACCAAAACCTTTCAGGGTGACTTTACATTTTGGAATACAAAGCTTACTAGAAGCGAGATCATGAACCGCATGCGCTTATTAAAGCCTTCACAAGTGTTTCGTCAGGATTATGGATACTGCAATAGCTGCTTTTTAACGGCAGGAGAAGTAATACCCAAAGTAACAGGTAAGGCTTGGGAAAATTTTGTTAGAGATAGTATTGTCAATCCTTTACAAATGTCAAGTACCTTACTTCTTTCAACAGATGTTGACCAACTACCCAATGTAGCTTCACCATATACTACTAATTATACAGGCACCCTGCAGCGCGTACCATTTGACAACTGGAACAATCTGGCTCCCGCCGCTTCTATTGTAAGTAATGTAAAGGATCTTACGAATTGGCTACAAATGCAATTAGATAGCGGACGTTTTAATGGCAAACAGGTTATACCCTTTCAAGCTATTTTAAAGACACGTGATGTTCAGATTTCTACAGGTAGTCGTAAGTCAGGGGCCTATCCCATGCATTTCAGAGGATATGGTTTAGGACTATTTGCCGCTGATTACAATGGACGTGCTCTTTACTGGCATACAGGTGGTGCCGGAGGAATGGTTAGCAATGTGTGTTTTGTACCGGAAGAACGTTTAGGTATTGCTATTTTAACAAACAATGATAACCAGAACTTCTTTGAGACTTTACGATACCAAATTCTCGATGCCTACCTTGGAGTTCCGTATGTAAACCGTAGTGCACAACAACTACCTGCATTCAAACAGGGCATGCAAGAACAGCTAAAGGAAATTGCTGGCTGGAGATCCCGCGTAAAAGGTAGCAAACCTACACTTCCCCTTGCTACGTATACAGGCACTTACACTAACGAACTTAATGGCAATATTACCATATCACAAAAAGGAAACGACTTACTAATAAAATTCCAGACAAAGCCAGATCTTAACGCCACCTTACATTATATGGATAATGGCGAGTGGCTAATGGAGTATAATAACATTGAATATGGAATCTTTGCTATCAAATTTGAAGAAACTAATAGTAAAGTGAAATCAGTTACAACCCGCCAAAATGAATTTGTAGAATACGATCCATATACTTTTACAAAGGTTAGCACTAAATAA
- a CDS encoding aspartate 1-decarboxylase, producing the protein MLIQLLRTKIQQLVVSESSISYPGSIALPDELIEAAGLRLFELVHVNNATNGNRIITYVVRSKNEGLVTVNGAASKLFNKGDLIHVLAFGYFTEEDAVGFEPRIIYADAENRLIEAKTYAF; encoded by the coding sequence ATGCTCATTCAATTACTACGTACAAAAATTCAGCAGTTAGTGGTATCAGAAAGTTCCATTAGCTATCCGGGCAGTATTGCATTGCCAGATGAATTAATTGAAGCGGCGGGACTACGTCTTTTTGAACTTGTGCATGTAAACAATGCTACAAACGGCAACCGGATAATAACTTATGTAGTACGTAGTAAAAATGAAGGCTTGGTAACAGTTAATGGTGCAGCATCTAAACTCTTTAATAAAGGCGACTTGATACATGTTTTGGCCTTTGGTTATTTTACTGAGGAAGATGCTGTGGGATTTGAGCCGCGTATCATCTATGCTGATGCAGAAAACCGTTTGATTGAAGCTAAAACTTATGCATTTTAA
- a CDS encoding 3-oxoacyl-ACP synthase III family protein yields the protein MAQKTIITGTGCYIPTEIVTNRDFTIHNFYAEDHARIETPPQEVVEKFIQITGIAERRYASCDLNASDLASIAAEAAIKDSGIDPETLDQIIVAHNFGNVLKHTIQTDAVPALASRVKHKLQIKNPHCVAYDILFGCPGWVQGLIQADAFFKAGIAKRALVIGSETLSRVIDRYDRDSMIFSDGAGACILESVPAENSESGILASSAVSHCQDEAYFIYLGQSNFPGSDPRIRYIKMHGRKVYEFAIKKVAEAMKECLDKANVSIDQLKMVFIHQANEKMDEGIIRVLYKLYGKRDIPTTIMPMSIHWLGNSSVATVPTLYDLVRKGKVEGHNLEKGDIILFASVGAGMNINAICYRV from the coding sequence ATGGCGCAAAAAACAATTATAACTGGCACTGGTTGTTATATCCCTACGGAAATTGTAACCAATCGCGACTTCACCATCCATAATTTCTATGCAGAAGATCACGCACGTATAGAAACACCTCCCCAGGAAGTGGTGGAAAAGTTCATACAAATTACCGGCATTGCCGAACGACGTTATGCCTCTTGTGACTTGAACGCTTCAGATCTTGCTAGTATTGCTGCTGAAGCTGCCATAAAGGACAGTGGCATTGATCCTGAAACCTTAGACCAGATCATCGTTGCTCATAATTTCGGAAATGTTCTTAAACACACCATTCAAACAGATGCCGTACCAGCCCTTGCCAGCCGGGTCAAACATAAGCTTCAAATCAAAAACCCGCATTGCGTGGCTTACGACATCTTATTTGGCTGTCCGGGCTGGGTACAAGGGTTAATACAGGCCGACGCTTTTTTCAAAGCAGGAATAGCCAAAAGAGCCCTAGTAATAGGTTCTGAAACCCTAAGCAGGGTTATAGACAGGTATGATCGCGATAGCATGATCTTTTCTGATGGTGCAGGCGCCTGCATTTTAGAGTCTGTTCCTGCTGAAAATTCTGAAAGCGGCATATTGGCCAGCTCTGCTGTAAGTCATTGCCAGGATGAAGCTTATTTTATTTACCTGGGCCAGTCTAACTTTCCTGGCTCTGACCCACGTATCCGGTACATTAAAATGCATGGGAGGAAGGTGTACGAGTTTGCTATCAAAAAAGTGGCAGAGGCCATGAAAGAATGCCTTGATAAAGCAAATGTCTCTATAGATCAACTGAAAATGGTCTTTATTCACCAGGCCAATGAGAAAATGGATGAAGGTATTATTCGCGTTCTTTATAAACTTTATGGAAAACGCGACATACCCACTACTATAATGCCTATGAGTATTCATTGGTTAGGCAATAGTTCTGTTGCCACTGTTCCTACCCTATACGATCTGGTAAGAAAAGGTAAAGTAGAAGGTCACAATCTGGAAAAGGGAGATATTATCCTTTTTGCCTCTGTTGGGGCCGGTATGAATATCAATGCCATTTGTTATAGAGTTTAA